TGGTATTCACAATGTTACTTATGATGGCAAATCTCTCTTTGTTAATGGAAGACGTGAGCTCCTCTTCTCTGGTTCCATCCATTACACACGTAGTACTCCTGATATGTGGCCAGACATTCTTGATAAAGCCAGACACGGAGGTTTGAATGTCATTCAAACCTACGTGTTTTGGAACGCTCATGAGCCCGAGCAAGGCAAGGTAATATGATTCAATTTATACAACATGTTATATGAATGTGATTCTTATTTATAAACTTATACCTTAATTTGTTTCTGAAGTTCAACTTTGAAGGCCAATATGATCTGGTGAAGTTCATTAGGCTTGTTCAAGCGAAAGGAATGTATGTAACCCTCAGGGTTGGACCTTTCATTCAAGCTGAATGGAACCACGGGTATGTATATATATCCTTCTacttaatttatacattaaatataattttatgatttttttctcatttatgTTGTATGTATATCATATATCAGAGGACTTCCATATTGGCTTAGAGAGGTTCCAGGGATCATATTCCGTTCTGATAATGAGCCTTATAAGGTAAATTAACACTTGTtcggatttttttatttatataaattgaatatgaAAGTATAAGAGTACTAAACTGATTGAaagtaatttttgttgttgcaatgaTTTGAAGTACCACATGCAAAAATTTGTGtcaaaaattattcaaatgatGAAAGATGAGAAGCTGTTTGCTCCTCAAGGAGGACCAATCATTTTGGCACAGATTGAAAATGAGTACAACCATATCCAACTTGCTTATGAAGAGAAGGGAGATAGTTATGTTCAGTGGGCTGCAAATATGGCTGTGGCTTTCGATGTCGGTGTTCCGTGGATTATGTGCAAGCAGAGAGACGCTCCTGATCCCGTGATCAACGCATGCAATGGAAGACACTGTGGTGATACCTTCTCAGGTCCAAACAAACCTTACAAGCCTGCTATATGGACTGAAAACTGGACTGCTCAATACAGAGTTTTTGGTGATCCAATTTCTAAGAGATCTGCTGAAGATATTGCCTTCTCAGTTGCCAGATTCTTCTCCAAGAATGGAAATTTGGTCAACTACTATATGGTATAgtaattataattgttattattatctagTATTTTTAGTCTATAGTATCTTGTATGAATGGGAAATGAAGTATATGTATTGAATTGGCAGTACCATGGTGGAACAAACTTTGGAAGAACAAGCTCTGCGTTTACAACAACCCGTTATTACGACGAAGCGCCTCTTGATGAATATGGTCTTGAGAGAGAACCTAAATGGAGTCATCTCAGGGATGCTCACAAGGCTATGCTCCTTTGCAGGAAGGCTATTCTCGGTGGTGTTCCCTCTGTCCAAAAGCTCAATGCCTATCACGAGGTATAATAATCATCataatataatcaattattGATTGATCATATAATTAACCATGTTATGCTAATGTATAATGAATGAATGCAGGTTAGAACATTTGAGAAGCCTGAATCAAATATTTGTGCAGCTTTTATCACTAACAACCACTCTACTGAAGCAGCAACCATAAGTTTCAGAGGTTCTAACTACTTTTTGCCAGCACATTCCATCAGTGTCCTCCCTGATTGCAAGACTGTTGTCTACAACACACAAAGTGTAATTAACTATCTCTTAATTATAATTCCAATCAACAAGATAGCAAGCAAATTAAGCAGATAATTAATTCACTTACTCCTTAATTAATGATGATAACAGATTGTTTCACAACACAATGCAAGGAACTTCGTGAAGTCTGCTGTCGCGAACAACCACAAATGGGAGGTGTATTCTGAGGCCATTCCAAATACCATGACACTCCAACCAAACCAGAAAGTACCAGCTGAGCTTTACCTCTTGCTTAAAGACAGATCAGATTATGCTTGGTACACCACAAGGTCAGGAATTACATTAACATCACCATTTTCAatcacttattattattttattcattcaaTCTCAATTTAATTGTATATGTGAAATGCAGCTTTGAGTTGAGTCCACAAGACTTGCCAACGAAGAACGGAGTTGCCCCGGTTCTTCGTATTATGAGTCTTGGACACTCACTTGCTGCCTTTGTAAACGGACAATACATTGGTAAGCAACCAGTACCACACAAATTTTAATACTACCAATTCTAAATGGCGTAAACCAGATATCCTACACGTCCAACTGCAGAGACTAATTTGATACCATTCGAACTTTGATTTGAATTAGGAACTGGTCACGGTACACATGAAGAAAAATCCTTTGAATTTGAACAACCAGCAAACTTCAAGGTTGGAACCAACTACGTGACCATTTTGGCTAGCACTGTTGGACTACCAGTAAGACACTTCTTACCTTAATCCAAGCATgctttataattaattaaatatgagcACAGAACATACAAGAATGTATGTAACTTTTGATCTATTTCAAAAAATACAGGACAGTGGAGCTTACATGGAGCATAGGTATGCAGGACCCAAATCCATATCCATCCTTGGTCTCAACACTGGAACAATTGATCTCACTAAGAACGGTTGGGGTCATCAGGTAATTCATAATCTAACTCATTCATTCTAGTTCTAGTTGTTattaaaagataatataatATGGCTATTTTCAAGAGAAGACAACGacataaacatattttaatttgcaGGTTGGTCTCAAGGGTGAGGGGCTTGAAATTTTCAGTGAAGAGGGATCAAAGAAGGTTACGTGGACTCCAGTCAATGGACCTACACGTGCTCTCTCTTGGTTTAAGGTAAACCAAAATATCACATTCCACCATTTTATGTTCTTTCAAAActcattgttatatattttgatgaCAGACAAGATTTGCCACCCCAGAGGGAAGAGGTCCAGTTGCCATTAGAATGACTGGTATGGGTAAGGGAATTGTTTATGTCAACGGTCAAAGCATCGGTCGTCACTGGATGACATTCCTCTCTCCTCTTGGTCACCCCACTCAATCAGAGTAAgtcaactaattaattaatcatactATACtatatgatatgattattatagTGATGTTTTGTAACATGTATtgatatgatatatgatatgtGAAGGTACCACATCCCAAGATCATACCTGAACCAAAAAGACAACTTGCTTGTCATATTGGAAGAGGAGAAGGCAAGTCCAGAAAAGATTGAGATATTGAATGTTGACAGAGATACAATCTGCAGCAACATTTTAGAGAGCGATCCTGCAAATGTTAATTCATGGGTATCTAGACACGGTCAGTTCCATGCTGTTATCAAGAATGTTACACCACAAGCTTCACTCAAATGTCCCAGTGGCAAAAGGATTGTAGCTATTGAGTTTGCCAGCTTTGGTAACCCTTCTGGTTTATGTGGAAACTTTACTTTTGGCAACTGTAATGCAGCTGCTACCAAGCGCGTCGTTGAGAAGGTATACCaccataaataaaatattatatttaaattaaatatgtttttagtctctataaaatatctattttctGGTCCTATAAAAACAAGGAACTTTTAGTCTTTTGGTATGGACTAAACTCTAATTTTGTAGATATTTGACTATAACTATATTtaactctattttatatatAGGGTGACACTAATATTTACATGAATGTGATTTTTGGCAGGAATGNNNNNNNNNNNNNNNNNNNNNNNNNNNNNNNNNNNNNNNNNNNNNNNNNNNNNNNNNNNNNNNNNNNNNNNNNNNNNNNNNNNNNNNNNNNNNNNNNNNNNNNNNNNNNNNNNNNNNNNNNNNNNNNNNNNNNNNNNNNNNNNNNNNNNNNNNNNNNNNNNNNNNNNNNNNNNNNNNNNNNNNNNNNNNNNNNNNNNNNNNNNNNNNNNNNNNNNNNNNNNNNNNNNNNNNNNNNNNNNNNNNNNNNNNNNNNNNNNNNNNNNNNNNNNNNNNNNNNNNNNNNNNNNNNNNNNNNNNNNNNNNNNNNNNNNNNNNNNNNNNNNNNNNNNNNNNNNNNNNNNNNNNNNNNNNNNNNNNNNNNNNNNGAATGCTTGGGGAAAGAAGAATGCTTGGTTGCAGTGAACCGTGCAAGCTTCAACAGAAAGAAGGGGGATGCTTGCCCAGATTTGGTGAAGAGACTTGCTATCCAAGCCAAGTGTTCCTACTAGATTTTGGGTGGTTTGATTTGGACAACAATAGAGTCCAGAAGCTCAAAATGTCTTTGGGTTTTTGCAGAAAATCATACCTTGAATTAATTGGCCTGCATTTcacaacatttt
This window of the Cicer arietinum cultivar CDC Frontier isolate Library 1 unplaced genomic scaffold, Cicar.CDCFrontier_v2.0 Ca_scaffold_6068_v2.0, whole genome shotgun sequence genome carries:
- the LOC101495792 gene encoding beta-galactosidase 13-like, which encodes MWPDILDKARHGGLNVIQTYVFWNAHEPEQGKFNFEGQYDLVKFIRLVQAKGMYVTLRVGPFIQAEWNHGGLPYWLREVPGIIFRSDNEPYKYHMQKFVSKIIQMMKDEKLFAPQGGPIILAQIENEYNHIQLAYEEKGDSYVQWAANMAVAFDVGVPWIMCKQRDAPDPVINACNGRHCGDTFSGPNKPYKPAIWTENWTAQYRVFGDPISKRSAEDIAFSVARFFSKNGNLVNYYMYHGGTNFGRTSSAFTTTRYYDEAPLDEYGLEREPKWSHLRDAHKAMLLCRKAILGGVPSVQKLNAYHEVRTFEKPESNICAAFITNNHSTEAATISFRGSNYFLPAHSISVLPDCKTVVYNTQSIVSQHNARNFVKSAVANNHKWEVYSEAIPNTMTLQPNQKVPAELYLLLKDRSDYAWYTTSFELSPQDLPTKNGVAPVLRIMSLGHSLAAFVNGQYIGTGHGTHEEKSFEFEQPANFKVGTNYVTILASTVGLPDSGAYMEHRYAGPKSISILGLNTGTIDLTKNGWGHQVGLKGEGLEIFSEEGSKKVTWTPVNGPTRALSWFKTRFATPEGRGPVAIRMTGMGKGIVYVNGQSIGRHWMTFLSPLGHPTQSEYHIPRSYLNQKDNLLVILEEEKASPEKIEILNVDRDTICSNILESDPANVNSWVSRHGQFHAVIKNVTPQASLKCPSGKRIVAIEFASFGNPSGLCGNFTFGNCNAAATKRVVEKECLGKEECLVAVNRASFNRKKGDACPDLVKRLAIQAKCSY